The nucleotide sequence TACTCTTGAAATTCTTTCTTTTTTATCTGTTCTTGTGTTTAACACATAAGAACCTGAAGCCAATCTACCGGAATATGCTCTTGTGTAGCATAATCTACCTACATAAGGGTCTGTAGCAATTTTAAATGCTAAAGCTGCAAATGGTTCATTTACATCCGGTTTTCTTTTAATTTCTTCGTCAGTATTAGGGTTTGTACCTTTAATGGCGTCTATATCTAATGGCGAAGGAAGAATTTCCATAACCATATCCAACATAGTTTGAACACCTTTGTTTTTAAATGAAGAACCACACATCATAGGCACTACTTTTCCGCCTATGGTAGCTTCTCTTAACGCATTTAATATTTCTCTTTCTGTTAAAGAGTCCGGATCCTCAAAATACTTTTCCATTAAAGTATCGTCAAATTCAGCAACAGCTTCTAATAATTTTTCTCTAAGTTCAGTAGCTTCGTCTAAAATATCGGCAGGTATCTCTACGGTTTCAAATGTCATTCCGAAATCATCTTCATTCCACACTATACCACGGAAATTAATCAAGTCAACAACTCCTTTAAAGTCATCTTCTGCTCCAATTGGAATTTGTAAAGGCAATGCATGGCTACCCAACATTTCTTTAACTTGGGTACATACATTTAAAAAATCGGCACCTTGACGATCCATTTTGTTAACAAAACCAATTCTTGGTACATTATAATTATCTGCCAAACGCCAGTTAGTTTCAGACTGAGGCTCTACACCGTCAACAGCACTAAACAAGAACACTAAACCATCTAATACACGCAATGAACGATTTACTTCTACGGTAAAATCAACGTGTCCCGGAGTGTCTATAATATTAACATGGTATTGCTGACCTCTGTAGTTCCAATTTACTGTAGTAGCCGCTGAAGTAATGGTAATACCTCTTTCCGCTTCTTGCTCCATCCAGTCCATTGTAGAAGCACCATCGTGTACTTCTCCAATTTTATGATTAACACCTGAGTAAAATAGAATACGCTCTGTTGTTGTAGTTTTACCTGCATCAATGTGAGCCGCTATTCCTATGTTTCTCGTAAATTTTAAATCTCTATTGCTTGACATATTTCTTTCCTTAATTAAATACTAAAATTTGAAATGAGAGAATGCTTTGTTAGCTTCTGCCATTCTGTGCGTATCTTCTTTTTTCTTAACTGCGGCACCTTCTCCTTTAGCTGCTGCCATAATTTCGTTTCCTAATTTTTCTGACATAGATTTTCCGTTTCTTAAACGAGAATATCTAATTAACCATTTCATTCCTACTGAACGCTTTCTGGCAGGACGTACTTCTATTGGAATTTGGAACGTAGCACCACCTATTCTTCTACTTTTTACTTCTACACCCGGAGAGATATTCTCTAATGCTTGTTTCCATAATTCGTATCCATCTTCGCCAGATTTTTCTGAAGCAAAATCTACAGCATCATAAAATATTTTGTAGGCTACTGTTTTTTTGCCGTCTAACATTAAATTGTTAACAAAAAATGTTACGTTTTCGTCTTTAAACCTTGGATCTGGCTGATAATAACGTTTTTGCGGTTTTCTTTTTCTCATCGCTTATTTTTTCTTTTTTGCTGGAGCCGCTTGTCCCGGTTTAGGACGTTTAGCACCATATTTTGATCTTGATTGTAATCTACCTTCAACTCCAGATGTATCTAATGCACCTCTTACTATATGATAACGCACACCAGGTAAATCTTTTACTCTTCCTCCTCTAATTAATACTATAGAGTGTTCCTGTAAGTTGTGTCCTTCTCCCGGAATATAAGCAATTACTTCTATGCCGTTAGTTAATCTAACCTTAGCTACTTTACGTAGTGCAGAGTTAGGTTTTTTAGGCGTAGTAGTATATACTCTTGTACACACACCTCTTCTTTGAGGGCATGAATCAAGGGCACGTGAATTGCTTTTACTCTTAATCGTTTTCCTTCCTTTTCTTACTAATTGTTGAATTGTAGGCATAAATCGCTAAAAATTTTGGACTGCAAAGGTATGGAATTATTTTAAATTACAAAAAGCTTATTTAATTATTTTTTTGGACACTCCACATTTTTTTATGGAAAAGTAGTTTTTTAGACCGCTACGCTTACAGATATAAGACATTAGACTGCTTGATTTTTAGATATTAGACCGCTTCGCTTTTAGACATTAGACCGCTTCGCTTTTAGATTTTTTTTGCTTTCAGCAAAAAACTAACAATTTAGGACTCTTTGTGCTTAGAGTTCTTGCTACTACAGATTTAGTTTATACAACTAATACAAAAGTCTGACATCTATATATCTGGCATCTATAAATCTTTTTAGACCGCTTTGCTTTTAGAGTTTTCTTTGCCTATACCTATAAAAGTTTCAATTATCTAATTGCCACATTTTCAAATTATCTCATTATCTAATTAGCAAACAATTTTCCACTTTGACTAAAATTCCTAATAAAATAGATTAATTTTCTGTCTAAAAAAATGAACATTTCCCTTGAAAAAATGTCATTCACATACAAAAAACTGCATTTCACCACATTTTTAACATTAATAAAGAATCTTATTTTAGCTTTGCGTGTTAACTATTACCTCAAATAATTTTTAAAAAATGAAAAGACTTATAACATTATTATTCCTAATAAATTTTACATTAATTTTTGCCCAAAATGTAGGTATAGGCACTAATACACCAGATGCTTCTGCCAAATTAGATATCAGTTCTACAGATAAAGGACTATTAATACCAAGAGTGAGTATTAGTAATGTCAATACATTTGGTTTAAGTGGAGGAACAACTACCCCGGGTATGATAGTTTATAATACAAATCCTTCAACTATTGGAGGTTATGGTGCAGGATTCTATTATTGGGGTACCACTTGGAATAAAGTAGCCACAGGCAACCCTGTACAAGCCGTTTTAAATGACGGTAAAATTTGGATAGGCAATGCATCTAATGTACCAACAGAACAAACTATGAGTGGCGATGTAACTATCAGCAATGCAGGCGTTACAACGATACAAGATAATAGTGTAGATGGAACAGACATCACTATAACAGCTGAAGCCAATGGTTCATTAATGTATTTTG is from Chitinophagales bacterium and encodes:
- the rpsG gene encoding 30S ribosomal protein S7; this translates as MRKRKPQKRYYQPDPRFKDENVTFFVNNLMLDGKKTVAYKIFYDAVDFASEKSGEDGYELWKQALENISPGVEVKSRRIGGATFQIPIEVRPARKRSVGMKWLIRYSRLRNGKSMSEKLGNEIMAAAKGEGAAVKKKEDTHRMAEANKAFSHFKF
- a CDS encoding 30S ribosomal protein S12; its protein translation is MPTIQQLVRKGRKTIKSKSNSRALDSCPQRRGVCTRVYTTTPKKPNSALRKVAKVRLTNGIEVIAYIPGEGHNLQEHSIVLIRGGRVKDLPGVRYHIVRGALDTSGVEGRLQSRSKYGAKRPKPGQAAPAKKKK
- the fusA gene encoding elongation factor G, with product MSSNRDLKFTRNIGIAAHIDAGKTTTTERILFYSGVNHKIGEVHDGASTMDWMEQEAERGITITSAATTVNWNYRGQQYHVNIIDTPGHVDFTVEVNRSLRVLDGLVFLFSAVDGVEPQSETNWRLADNYNVPRIGFVNKMDRQGADFLNVCTQVKEMLGSHALPLQIPIGAEDDFKGVVDLINFRGIVWNEDDFGMTFETVEIPADILDEATELREKLLEAVAEFDDTLMEKYFEDPDSLTEREILNALREATIGGKVVPMMCGSSFKNKGVQTMLDMVMEILPSPLDIDAIKGTNPNTDEEIKRKPDVNEPFAALAFKIATDPYVGRLCYTRAYSGRLASGSYVLNTRTDKKERISRVFQMHANSQKQVDELHAGDIAALVGFKDIRTGDTLCDEKHPIVLESMKFPDPVIGLAIEPKTQKDVDKLGMALAKLAEEDPTFQVNFDENTGQTIIRGMGELHLEIIVDRLKREFKVECNQGAPEVNYKESISAVVTHREVYKKQSGGRGKFADIQFELGPVEDVEKQGLEFVNDIFGGSIPREFIPAVEKGFKEAMKNGVLAGYEIDSMKVRLFDGSFHQVDSDALSFELAAKMGFKAAAKSAKPQILEPIMKLEVITPEEYTGDVVGDLNRRRGIMEGMDAKAAGQVIRAKVPLSEMFGYVTQLRTITSGRATSTMEFHSYQPAPEGIAKEVIEKATGKSN